From Oreochromis niloticus isolate F11D_XX linkage group LG14, O_niloticus_UMD_NMBU, whole genome shotgun sequence, one genomic window encodes:
- the wsb1 gene encoding WD repeat and SOCS box-containing protein 1, translated as MASFPDSVNENDIGKAKFIGELLVPVAPFDQKSGREAWTVAFAPNGSYFAWSQGHRIVRLIPWTKCLDSFSVGHGEEGTNALSPRHLSRQSSDGGQVVPAAGQPPEHTIDCGDIVWGLAFGSSVPEKHSRCVNIEWHRFKFGQDQLLLATGLNNGRIKIWDVYTGKLLLNLMDHTDVVRDLTFAPDGSLMLVSASRDKTLRVWDLKDDGNMVKVLRGHQNWVYCSAFSPDSSILCSVGAGKSVFLWNMDKFTPIRKLEGHHHDVVSCEFSPDGALLATASYDTRVIVWDHDKATILLELGHLFPPPSPIFAGGANDRWVRSVSFCPDGRHIASVTDDRLVRFWSIEERAPLAIASVSNGLCCAFSAQGSVLAAGTRDGSVHFWECPRSIASLQHMCRMALRRVMSTQQVEALAIPALLCDYLTYKVI; from the exons ATGGCAAGCTTCCCAGACTCTGTGAACGAAAATGATATAG GTAAGGCAAAGTTCATTGGCGAACTCCTGGTGCCTGTTGCTCCCTTTGACCAGAAGTCTGGGCGTGAGGCTTGGACAGTGGCCTTTGCACCCAATGGTTCCTACTTTGCTTGGTCTCAGGGGCATCGCATTGTCAGGCTTATCCCTTGGACGAAATGCCTGGACAGCTT TTCAGTGGGCCATGGAGAAGAGGGTACCAATGCCTTGAGCCCTCGGCATTTGTCTCGTCAGAGCAGCGATGGTGGTCAAGTAGTCCCAGCGGCAGGCCAGCCCCCGGAACACACCATAGATTGTGGTGATATTGTCTGGGGATTGGCCTTTGGTTCCTCAGTACCAGAAAAGCACAGCCGCTGTGTCAACATTGAGTGGCATCGCTTCAAGTTTGGACAGGATCAGTTGCTCCTGGCAACAGGCCTCAACAATGGTCGCATCAAGATTTGGGATGTTTACACTG GAAAACTGTTGCTGAATCTGATGGATCATACAGATGTAGTGCGAGACTTAACTTTTGCTCCTGATGGCAGTCTGATGCTGGTGTCAGCATCCAGAGATAAGACCCTTCGTGTATGGGATCTCAAAGATGATG GTAATATGGTGAAAGTTTTGAGGGGCCATCAGAACTGGGTGTACTGCAGCGCCTTCTCCCCTGACTCTTCCATTCTGTGCTCGGTTGGTGCAGGAAAGTCG GTGTTCCTATGGAACATGGATAAGTTCACGCCGATCCGAAAGTTGGAGGGACATCATCATGATGTGGTGTCCTGTGAGTTTTCACCAGATGGAGCATTGTTAGCTACTGCCTCTTATGACACCCGAGTGATTGTCTGGGACCACGATAAGGCCACAATCCTCCTGGAACTGGG CCACCTCTTCCCGCCTCCTTCACCCATTTTTGCAGGAGGAGCAAATGACCGCTGGGTTCGCTCTGTGAGTTTCTGCCCTGATGGCCGACACATTGCCAGTGTTACAGATGACAG GCTGGTTCGCTTCTGGAGCATTGAGGAAAGGGCTCCTCTGGCGATCGCCTCGGTCTCTAATGGCCTCTGCTGTGCCTTCTCTGCTCAAGGAAGTGTCCTTGCTGCTGG GACTCGTGATGGTAGCGTGCATTTCTGGGAGTGTCCTCGTAGCATTGCCAGTCTCCAGCACATGTGCAGAATGGCTCTTCGTCGAGTGATGAGCACCCAGCAGGTGGAGGCGCTGGCCATTCCTGCACTACTCTGTGACTACCTGACCTACAAAGTCATCTAA